A stretch of DNA from Roseovarius sp. W115:
GAATTTACGACCTCTCTTAATTTCTGCGGCCATGGCGATCATGCACGAACTCCTGCAAACCATGTCAACTTAGCCGCGAGGTGTGGCGTTCTGCAAGCCCAGTGAGAAATGGCCGCACCTCAGCACGGCCATTTCACGCATTGTTAAGCTATTTGTCGATACCATCCAGGTCCTTCGTCACAGGTTCCGGTGGCTCTTCGGGGAATGTAAGAGGCGGGGTGATAGACGTGGTCGAGAAGCTGAACGCAGGCCCGGTTGCTGTAACAAGAGCCAGAGTGAGAATGAGCGCTGAAAGTAGAGGTTTCATAATCGCCTTCCTTTTCTGAACTGATTAGTTCACTTTTCAAGTTAGAGATCACAGGCGCTCACGCAAGATCAAAAGTGAACAATTTAGTTTACTTTTCTAAATGTCTGCTATGCAAAATTGCATGGCGACTTTTGTCACGCATCCAAACCAAAAAGACAAAGACTTGGGGTTGCTCTCATAATTTCATGCGTTAGTTTAGAACTATTCTAAACTGAGGAAAAAATATGATACCTGGTGTTGCCTCGCGCCGTCGGTTTTCCGACCTGACCGAACAAGAAGTCCTAGCTTTGGCGATTTCGTCCGAAGAAGACGACGCGCGCATTTATCGGTCCTATGCCGAAATGCTGCGCCAGGATTTCCCGGACACGGCCAAGGTTTTTGACGGCATGGCCAAGGAAGAGGACACGCATCGCCAGCGGCTGATTGACCTGCATGTTGATCGGTTCGGCGAAGTGATCCCGCTGATCCGGCGCGAACATGTGGCGGGTTACTATGCGCGACGCCCTGTGTGGCTGGTGGAAAATCTTGGGTTAGACCGCATTCGCGAAGAAGCCGAAGCAATGGAGCGTGACGCAGAGCGGTTTTATCTCAAGGCCGCCCAAAACACTCAGGATGCCGCGACTCGCAAACTCTTGGGTGATCTGGCCGCCGCCGAAGCCGGTCACCAAAACCGGGCCGGTGAGTTGGAGAAAGAACATCTCGACGCGGAGGCGCGGGACAATGAGGACAGCACAGCCAAGCGTCAATTCATCCTGACATGGGTGCAACCGGGGCTAGCGGGGCTGATGGACGGCTCGGTCTCAACCCTGGCCCCGATCTTTGCCACGGCCTTTGCAACACAGGACACATGGACCACGTTCCTTGTGGGTCTGGCCGCCTCCGTCGGCGCAGGCATTTCCATGGGTTTCACCGAAGCGGCCAGCGATGATGGCGAACTCTCTGGACGCGGCAGTCCGATCAAGCGTGGCTTTGCGTCGGGCATTATGACCACCATCGGGGGGCTGGGTCACGCTTTGCCCTATCTCATCCCGGACTTCTGGACAGCGACGATTGTCGCGATCATCGTGGTGTTTATTGAACTTTGGGCCATTGCCTGGATTCAGAATAAGTTCATGGAAACGCCGTTCTTTCGAGCGGCCTTTCAGGTGGTTCTTGGTGGCGCATTGGTGTTCGCGGCGGGGGTTCTGATCGGCAGCGGCTAGCGCGTTATCTTCATTGACGCGCCCCGCCCACATGATACGACCAAACCATGCTCGCCATATTCATCCAGACCCTTCCCTTTTTCCTGTTGATCGGGCTGGGATATGGCGCAGGCCGCACCAAATTTTTCAGCGAAGAGGCGACGGCCTATCTGACGAAGTTTGTGTTTTACTTCGCCCTCTCTGCCATGCTGTTCAAGTTTTCTGCGAACCTGTCTATCTCAGAGATCTTCGACTGGCGGTTTGTCATGGCCTATTTCTGGGGCACGGCCTTTGTCTATGGCATCGTGACACTGGTGGCGTTGATGCGCCGCCTGCCCGCAGAAGAAGCGGCGTTTGAGGCGCAATGCGGTGTGATTGGAAACGTTGGGTTCCTAGGCGTGCCCATGCTCACTCTGCTGATGGGACCAGAGGCGATTGGTCCGGTCATGCTGGTCCTCGCGGTGGACTTGATCTTTTTCGGATCGTTAATCGTCATCATCATCACCGGATCACGCGACGGGCGGATGAGCCTTGGCATCCTGCGATCCGTTGGGATCGGTTTGTTGAAAAACCCGATGATTGTATCAATTGTCCTGGGCCTGACCTGGTCCGCGCTGAGCATCCCGATCCCAACTGTGATGAACGACTTCCTGTCGCTACTTGGAGGAGCCGCCACACCCGGCGCGCTATTTGCCATCGGGGCATCCTTGGCCACAAAATCTGCCGAACGGCCCATCGTTGCCGGCTGGCTTTCCGTTAACAAACTGGTGCTTCACCCGGCCTTCGTCGCATTCTCCGCGCTCATCCTGTTCCCGGTTGAACCCTATGCAGCGGCAGTGATGATCGCCACTGCATCGCTGCCTGTGGCGGGCAATGTCTACATCCTCGCGCAGCACTATGGCGTTGCTCCGCAACGCGTGTCGGCATCGATCCTGATCTCAACGGCTGTTGCTGTTGTGACGGTTTCGCTCGTGATCGGCTGGGCCAACGGGCTTTACTAGTCTGCGTCAGATGACAAACGAAACATCATATCGCCCGCTTCCCCTGCCCGACAGACGTGAGCTGACAGATGCCGAGGGTCTCGCCGAAGTGAGACAATACCTCGACCTGATGCGCACACGGCACAGCATTCGCGACTATTCGAACCGGCCTGTGCCTGAAGAGATCATCACCACCGCTATTGCCGCTGCTGGCACGGCACCGTCAGGGGCCAATCAACAACCGTGGTTTTTCGCGGCGATCTCGGACCCTGAGTTGAAGGCGCAGATACGCGAAACCGCGGAAGCAGAGGAAGAGAAGTTCTATTCGGGACGCGCCGGAGACGCCTGGCTTGCAGCGTTGGAGCCAATTGGCACGGGCGTGGAGAAACCACATTTGACCCAAGCGCCCTGGCTTATCGTGATTTTTGCTCAACGCTACGGCGTGGCACCGGATGGGACGCGACAAAAGCACTATTATGTGCCGGAAAGCGTGGGCATTGCCACGGGCATTCTGATCACGGCTTTGCATGCAGCCGGGCTTTTCTGTCTGACGCATACGCCCAACCCGATGGGATTTCTCAATCAGACGCTGGATCGGCCCGAGCATGAAAAACCGTTGATGATTTTGGCGGTTGGCCATGCCGCTGAGGATGCTACGGTACCCGCGGCTGCCAAGGTCAAAAAGCCGTTGGACGAGATCATGGCGCTTTATCAAGTCGAGACACGTGAGAGGGACAAATAGGATGGAAACAGTTTCGGAAAACGCTTGTTTTGGCGGCGTTCAGGGGGTTTATTCACACAGCTCAAAATCCTGCTCCTGTGACATGACCTTTGGTTTGTTCCTTCCTGAAGAGGCGCAATCCGGTCCGGTGCCGGTGCTGTGGTATCTCTCAGGCCTGACCTGCACGCATGAGAATGCAATGGTGAAGGCCGGGGCGCAACAATGGGCGGCGGAACAGGGCATTGCACTGATCTTTCCCGACACATCGCCTCGCGGAGAAGGGGTGGCAGATGACGACGCCTATGATCTCGGGCAAGGCGCAGGATTTTATGTGAATGCCACGCAACAGCCCTGGGCGCCGCATTTCCAGATGTGGGACTACGTGGCCGAAGAATTACCGGCGCTGGTGTTCAAGGAGTTCTCACTCGAGCCAGAACTACAGGCCATAACCGGGCATTCCATGGGCGGCCATGGGGCTTTGACATTGGCAATGGGTCTGCCTGGACGATTTAAGTCGGTGTCGGCGTTTTCACCAATCTCAAACCCCACCAAAGGCGATTGGGGGCGCAAGCAGTTAAGCGCCTATTTAGGTGAAGATGAAAGCAAATGGGCCGCACATGACGCCACGCTGATGATGCAAGAGCATGGCTTTGACGGACCGGTTTTGACGGACACGGGCACCAAGGACCAATTTGTCGATCTGCTTATGCCCGAAAGCCTCGCCCAGGCCTGTGCTGCACGGCGGCAGGTGTCGACGCTCAGGATGCAGCCGGGGTACGATCACAGCTATTTCTTTGTTTCGACTTTCATGGAAGACCACGTCGCCTTCCATGCCGAAGCGCTCTATGGCGGGTGAATGATGAGCCACTACGACCTCATCATCATCGGCTCAGGTCCCGCAGGCCGTGCAGCCGCCATTCAGGCGGGTAAGCTGAAACGACGTGTGCTTGTCATTGATCGCAAGGATAGGCTGGGCGGGGTGTCGGTCCACACAGGGACGATCCCATCCAAGACTCTGCGTGAAACGGTTCTGAACCTGTCCGGCTGGCGCGAACGGAGCTTTTACGGGCGTTCCTATCGGGTGAAAGACGACATTGAAGCGCAGGACCTCAAGGTGCGGCTTCACAAAACGCTCGACTACGAAGTTGACCTGCTGGAGCATCAGTTCAACCGAAACCATGTCGATACGTTGCATGGGCTGGCGAGTTTTGTCGGGCCTAAAGAGATCGAAGTGGCCACTGAGGCCGGGGAAGTCACACGGCTTTCGGCAGATCGGTTTTTGATTGCCACGGGCACCAAGACCTATCGGCCCGACGATGTGCCTTTCAACAAGCGCACGATCGTTGATAGCGATGAGTTTCTGGAACTGGCGCAAATCCCACGAAGCCTTATTGTGGTGGGTGCGGGTGTCATTGGCGTTGAATACGCGACGATGTTCTCGACGCTGGATGTGCGCGTGACCCTCATCGAGCCGCGCGAAACGTTCCTCGATTTCATCGACAACACGCTCATTCAGGACTTTACGCATCAAATCCGGGAAAACGGTGTCGATTTACGGCTGGGCTCGGCTATTCAAAAGATTGAGGATGCTGGCGAGCATGTCGAAGTGACGTTGGAAAACGGGCGGCATGTGCGTGCAGAGATGTTGCTGTTTGCAGCAGGGCGTATGGGGGCGACCGAGAAACTCAATCTCAAGGTAACAGGGCTTAAAACCGATCATCGCGGACGGCTTGAAGTAGATCGCAAGACATATCAGACGGCGGTGCCGCACATCTATGCGGCAGGCGATGTAATCGGGCGGCCCTCACTTGCATCAACCTCTTTGCAACAGGGTCGAATTGCAGCCTGTCACGCATTGGACACACCAACACTGCCGGAATCGCCATGGTTCCCTTATGGCATCTATTCGGTGCCGGAAATCTCGACCTGTGGCATGTCAGAAGAGGAAATGTGTGAACGCGGGATCCCTTATGAGGTCGGTGTGGCGCGGTTCCGGGAAACGTCACGGGGCCATATTATGGGGCTTGAGCATGGCATGCTGAAGATGTTGTTCTCGCTGAAAACGCGTAGGGTGCTCGGCGTACAGATCGTCGGCGAAGGCGCGACGGAGCTGATCCATATCGCGCAAGCGGTGCTGAACCTCAAAGGCACAGTGGATTACTTTGTGCAGAACACCTTCAACTATCCGACCCTTGCCGAGGCCTACAAGATTGCTGGGCTGGATGCGTTTAACAGGATGCCAATTCCAGAAGAGTTCAAGGTTAAGCGCTCTGACTCTTCGAGCGCGTAAGTCATGGCGCTCTATGTTGATGCTGATGCCTGCCCTGTGAAAGCAGAGATTGAGCGTGTTGGCACACGGCACAAGGCGCAGATGTATTTCGTCTCGAACGGCGGGTTGCGCATGTCGCAAAACCCTTTGGTCGAGATGGTGATCGTCCCCGAAGGTCCGGACGTGGCTGATATGTGGATTGCCGAGCGGGCAGGCCCCGGCGACGTGGTCATAACGGGGGACATCCCATTGGCCGCCAAATGTGTTGAGGCCGGCGCGTTGGTGCTGAAGCACAACGGCGAAATGCTGACTGAGAAAAACATCGGCAACGTTTTGGCCACACGGGACCTGATGAGCGATCTGCGCGCGGCGGATCCTTTTCGGCAAGGCGGCGGCAAAAGCTTTGGCAAGGCGGACCGATCCCGGTTTCTGGATGCTCTGGAACGGGCCATGCGCATGGCGAGCTCACGGACATGACCACCACGCGCACCAACCTTGTTGGCGCGCTTTGTGCTCTGGTTGCCGTGATCTGCTTTTCGCTGAACGATGTCGGGATCAAGTTCTTGTCGGGCGACTATGCCCTGCACCAGATTGTTTTCTACCGAACACTTGTGGCGCTGACGACATTCGCGATCTTTTTCCTGCCGATTTATGGAATCAAAGTTCTGCGCACACGCCGCCCCGGTGCGCATCTGCTCCGCGGGCTCTGCGTGGTGGCGGCCAATACCTGCCTTTTCCTGGGTCTGGCAGCGATGCCCATTGCCGATGCGATTGCGGTCTTCTTTGTGTCGCCGCTGGTCATCACCATATTTTCGATCATATTTCTGAAAGAGAGCGTAGGACCACGTCGCTGGAGCGCCATTGCAGTTGGTTTTCTTGGCGTTCTCATCATCGTGAAACCCGGCACATCCGCGTTTCAGATCGCCGCGCTTTTGCCCATGGCCGCCGCTGTACTTTACGCCGTGATCCATATCGTGGCTCGAAGAGTGGGCGGAACCGAGTCCGCGGCAACCATGGCGGTCTACATTCAAATTACCTTTTTCGTCGCGTGCAGCTTGATTGGTTTGGGACTTGGCGATGGAAAATTCGCAGATCAGGACCACCCGTCTCTGGCCTTTCTTTTCCGGGCCTGGGGGCCGATTGACCCCGGCGATTGGTGGATCCTTGTGATGCTTGGCGTGAGTGGCCTTTTGGGCGGCTTTTTCATCAGCCAGGCCTACCGCATTTCAGAGGCGGCTTTTGCGGCACCATTTGAATATGTCTCGATGCCGATGGCCATCTTCTG
This window harbors:
- the mbfA gene encoding iron exporter MbfA — encoded protein: MIPGVASRRRFSDLTEQEVLALAISSEEDDARIYRSYAEMLRQDFPDTAKVFDGMAKEEDTHRQRLIDLHVDRFGEVIPLIRREHVAGYYARRPVWLVENLGLDRIREEAEAMERDAERFYLKAAQNTQDAATRKLLGDLAAAEAGHQNRAGELEKEHLDAEARDNEDSTAKRQFILTWVQPGLAGLMDGSVSTLAPIFATAFATQDTWTTFLVGLAASVGAGISMGFTEAASDDGELSGRGSPIKRGFASGIMTTIGGLGHALPYLIPDFWTATIVAIIVVFIELWAIAWIQNKFMETPFFRAAFQVVLGGALVFAAGVLIGSG
- a CDS encoding AEC family transporter, whose amino-acid sequence is MLAIFIQTLPFFLLIGLGYGAGRTKFFSEEATAYLTKFVFYFALSAMLFKFSANLSISEIFDWRFVMAYFWGTAFVYGIVTLVALMRRLPAEEAAFEAQCGVIGNVGFLGVPMLTLLMGPEAIGPVMLVLAVDLIFFGSLIVIIITGSRDGRMSLGILRSVGIGLLKNPMIVSIVLGLTWSALSIPIPTVMNDFLSLLGGAATPGALFAIGASLATKSAERPIVAGWLSVNKLVLHPAFVAFSALILFPVEPYAAAVMIATASLPVAGNVYILAQHYGVAPQRVSASILISTAVAVVTVSLVIGWANGLY
- a CDS encoding nitroreductase family protein, producing the protein MTNETSYRPLPLPDRRELTDAEGLAEVRQYLDLMRTRHSIRDYSNRPVPEEIITTAIAAAGTAPSGANQQPWFFAAISDPELKAQIRETAEAEEEKFYSGRAGDAWLAALEPIGTGVEKPHLTQAPWLIVIFAQRYGVAPDGTRQKHYYVPESVGIATGILITALHAAGLFCLTHTPNPMGFLNQTLDRPEHEKPLMILAVGHAAEDATVPAAAKVKKPLDEIMALYQVETRERDK
- the fghA gene encoding S-formylglutathione hydrolase, which produces METVSENACFGGVQGVYSHSSKSCSCDMTFGLFLPEEAQSGPVPVLWYLSGLTCTHENAMVKAGAQQWAAEQGIALIFPDTSPRGEGVADDDAYDLGQGAGFYVNATQQPWAPHFQMWDYVAEELPALVFKEFSLEPELQAITGHSMGGHGALTLAMGLPGRFKSVSAFSPISNPTKGDWGRKQLSAYLGEDESKWAAHDATLMMQEHGFDGPVLTDTGTKDQFVDLLMPESLAQACAARRQVSTLRMQPGYDHSYFFVSTFMEDHVAFHAEALYGG
- the sthA gene encoding Si-specific NAD(P)(+) transhydrogenase; translation: MSHYDLIIIGSGPAGRAAAIQAGKLKRRVLVIDRKDRLGGVSVHTGTIPSKTLRETVLNLSGWRERSFYGRSYRVKDDIEAQDLKVRLHKTLDYEVDLLEHQFNRNHVDTLHGLASFVGPKEIEVATEAGEVTRLSADRFLIATGTKTYRPDDVPFNKRTIVDSDEFLELAQIPRSLIVVGAGVIGVEYATMFSTLDVRVTLIEPRETFLDFIDNTLIQDFTHQIRENGVDLRLGSAIQKIEDAGEHVEVTLENGRHVRAEMLLFAAGRMGATEKLNLKVTGLKTDHRGRLEVDRKTYQTAVPHIYAAGDVIGRPSLASTSLQQGRIAACHALDTPTLPESPWFPYGIYSVPEISTCGMSEEEMCERGIPYEVGVARFRETSRGHIMGLEHGMLKMLFSLKTRRVLGVQIVGEGATELIHIAQAVLNLKGTVDYFVQNTFNYPTLAEAYKIAGLDAFNRMPIPEEFKVKRSDSSSA
- a CDS encoding YaiI/YqxD family protein, producing MALYVDADACPVKAEIERVGTRHKAQMYFVSNGGLRMSQNPLVEMVIVPEGPDVADMWIAERAGPGDVVITGDIPLAAKCVEAGALVLKHNGEMLTEKNIGNVLATRDLMSDLRAADPFRQGGGKSFGKADRSRFLDALERAMRMASSRT
- a CDS encoding DMT family transporter; protein product: MTTTRTNLVGALCALVAVICFSLNDVGIKFLSGDYALHQIVFYRTLVALTTFAIFFLPIYGIKVLRTRRPGAHLLRGLCVVAANTCLFLGLAAMPIADAIAVFFVSPLVITIFSIIFLKESVGPRRWSAIAVGFLGVLIIVKPGTSAFQIAALLPMAAAVLYAVIHIVARRVGGTESAATMAVYIQITFFVACSLIGLGLGDGKFADQDHPSLAFLFRAWGPIDPGDWWILVMLGVSGLLGGFFISQAYRISEAAFAAPFEYVSMPMAIFWGVSVFGTWPDKTAWIGIILILSSGLYMVWRESRAPVSDPKKPRIAR